One genomic window of Leopardus geoffroyi isolate Oge1 chromosome C3, O.geoffroyi_Oge1_pat1.0, whole genome shotgun sequence includes the following:
- the PLAG1 gene encoding zinc finger protein PLAG1 isoform X1: protein MATVIPGDLSEVRDTQKVPSGKRKRGETKPRKNFPCQLCDKAFNSVEKLKVHSYSHTGERPYKCIQQDCTKAFVSKYKLQRHMATHSPEKTHKCNYCEKMFHRKDHLKNHLHTHDPNKETFKCEECGKNYNTKLGFKRHLALHAATSGDLTCKVCLQTFESTGVLLEHLKSHAGKSSGGVKEKKHQCEHCDRRFYTRKDVRRHMVVHTGRKDFLCQYCAQRFGRKDHLTRHMKKSHNQELLKVKTEPVDFLDPFTCNVSVPIKDELLPVMSLPSSELLSKPFTNTLQLNLYNTPFQSMQSSGPAHQMITTLPLGMTCPIDMDAVHPSHHLSFKYPFGSTSYAISIPEKEQPLKGEIESYVMELQGGVPASSQESQASSSKLGLDPQIGSLDDGAGDLSLSKSSISISDPLNTPALDFSQLFNFIPLNGPPYNPLSVGSLGMSYSQEEAHSSVSQLPPQTQDLQDPANTIGLGSLHSLSAAFTSSFSTSTTLPRFHQAFQ, encoded by the exons ATGGCCACTGTCATTCCTGGTGATTTGTCAGAAGTAAGAGATACCCAGAAAGTCCCTTCAGGGAAACGTAAGCGTGGTGAAACCAAACCAAGAAAAAACTTCCCTTGCCAACTGTGTGACAAGGCCTTTAACAGTGTTGAGAAATTAAAGGTTCACTCCTACTCTCACACAGGAGAGAGGCCCTACAAGTGCATACAACAAGACTGCACCAAGGCCTTTGTTTCTAAGTACAAATTACAAAG GCACATGGCCACTCATTCTCCTGAGAAAACCCACAAGTGTAATTATTGTGAGAAAATGTTCCACCGGAAAGACCACCTGAAGAACCACCTGCACACGCACGACCCTAACAAAGAGACGTTTAAGTGTGAAGAGTGTGGCAAGAACTACAACACCAAGCTCGGCTTCAAACGTCACCTGGCCCTGCACGCCGCCACCAGCGGTGACCTCACCTGCAAGGTCTGCCTGCAGACGTTCGAAAGCACAGGAGTGCTGCTTGAGCACCTCAAGTCTCACGCGGGCAAGTCGTCCGGCGGGGTCAAGGAGAAGAAGCACCAGTGTGAGCACTGCGACCGCCGCTTCTACACCCGGAAGGACGTCCGGAGACACATGGTGGTGCACACTGGAAGAAAGGACTTCCTCTGTCAGTACTGTGCACAGAGATTTGGGCGGAAGGATCACCTGACTCGCCACATGAAGAAGAGTCACAACCAGGAACTTCTGAAGGTCAAGACGGAACCGGTGGACTTTCTCGATCCATTCACCTGCAACGTCTCCGTGCCTATCAAAGACGAGCTCCTTCCGGTGATGTCCTTACCTTCCAGTGAACTGTTGTCAAAGCCATTCACAAACACTTTGCAGTTAAACCTCTACAACACTCCGTTTCAGTCCATGCAGAGCTCGGGACCCGCCCACCAGATGATCACAACTTTACCTTTGGGAATGACGTGCCCGATAGATATGGACGCTGTCCACCCTTCTCACCACCTTTCTTTCAAATACCCCTTCGGTTCTACCTCATACGCGATTTCGATTCCTGAAAAAGAACAGCCACTAAAGGGGGAAATTGAGAGTTACGTGATGGAGCTGCAAGGCGGCGTGCCCGCCTCATCCCAGGAGTCCCAGGCATCATCATCTAAACTGGGGCTGGATCCTCAGATCGGCTCCCTAGATGATGGCGCAGGGGACCTGTCCCTGTCAAAAAGCTCGATTTCCATCAGCGACCCCCTAAACACACCAGCCTTGGATTTTTCCCAGCTGTTTAATTTCATACCCTTAAACGGCCCTCCCTATAATCCTCTGTCGGTGGGGAGCCTCGGAATGAGCTATTCCCAAGAGGAAGCGCATTCTTCTGTGTCTCAGCTGCCCCCCCAGACCCAGGATCTTCAGGATCCCGCAAACACGATAGGTCTCGGCTCCCTGCACTCACTGTCCGCAGCGTTCACGAGCAGCTTTAGCACGAGCACCACGCTCCCGCGTTTCCATCAGGCTTTCCAGTAG
- the PLAG1 gene encoding zinc finger protein PLAG1 isoform X2, whose translation MATHSPEKTHKCNYCEKMFHRKDHLKNHLHTHDPNKETFKCEECGKNYNTKLGFKRHLALHAATSGDLTCKVCLQTFESTGVLLEHLKSHAGKSSGGVKEKKHQCEHCDRRFYTRKDVRRHMVVHTGRKDFLCQYCAQRFGRKDHLTRHMKKSHNQELLKVKTEPVDFLDPFTCNVSVPIKDELLPVMSLPSSELLSKPFTNTLQLNLYNTPFQSMQSSGPAHQMITTLPLGMTCPIDMDAVHPSHHLSFKYPFGSTSYAISIPEKEQPLKGEIESYVMELQGGVPASSQESQASSSKLGLDPQIGSLDDGAGDLSLSKSSISISDPLNTPALDFSQLFNFIPLNGPPYNPLSVGSLGMSYSQEEAHSSVSQLPPQTQDLQDPANTIGLGSLHSLSAAFTSSFSTSTTLPRFHQAFQ comes from the coding sequence ATGGCCACTCATTCTCCTGAGAAAACCCACAAGTGTAATTATTGTGAGAAAATGTTCCACCGGAAAGACCACCTGAAGAACCACCTGCACACGCACGACCCTAACAAAGAGACGTTTAAGTGTGAAGAGTGTGGCAAGAACTACAACACCAAGCTCGGCTTCAAACGTCACCTGGCCCTGCACGCCGCCACCAGCGGTGACCTCACCTGCAAGGTCTGCCTGCAGACGTTCGAAAGCACAGGAGTGCTGCTTGAGCACCTCAAGTCTCACGCGGGCAAGTCGTCCGGCGGGGTCAAGGAGAAGAAGCACCAGTGTGAGCACTGCGACCGCCGCTTCTACACCCGGAAGGACGTCCGGAGACACATGGTGGTGCACACTGGAAGAAAGGACTTCCTCTGTCAGTACTGTGCACAGAGATTTGGGCGGAAGGATCACCTGACTCGCCACATGAAGAAGAGTCACAACCAGGAACTTCTGAAGGTCAAGACGGAACCGGTGGACTTTCTCGATCCATTCACCTGCAACGTCTCCGTGCCTATCAAAGACGAGCTCCTTCCGGTGATGTCCTTACCTTCCAGTGAACTGTTGTCAAAGCCATTCACAAACACTTTGCAGTTAAACCTCTACAACACTCCGTTTCAGTCCATGCAGAGCTCGGGACCCGCCCACCAGATGATCACAACTTTACCTTTGGGAATGACGTGCCCGATAGATATGGACGCTGTCCACCCTTCTCACCACCTTTCTTTCAAATACCCCTTCGGTTCTACCTCATACGCGATTTCGATTCCTGAAAAAGAACAGCCACTAAAGGGGGAAATTGAGAGTTACGTGATGGAGCTGCAAGGCGGCGTGCCCGCCTCATCCCAGGAGTCCCAGGCATCATCATCTAAACTGGGGCTGGATCCTCAGATCGGCTCCCTAGATGATGGCGCAGGGGACCTGTCCCTGTCAAAAAGCTCGATTTCCATCAGCGACCCCCTAAACACACCAGCCTTGGATTTTTCCCAGCTGTTTAATTTCATACCCTTAAACGGCCCTCCCTATAATCCTCTGTCGGTGGGGAGCCTCGGAATGAGCTATTCCCAAGAGGAAGCGCATTCTTCTGTGTCTCAGCTGCCCCCCCAGACCCAGGATCTTCAGGATCCCGCAAACACGATAGGTCTCGGCTCCCTGCACTCACTGTCCGCAGCGTTCACGAGCAGCTTTAGCACGAGCACCACGCTCCCGCGTTTCCATCAGGCTTTCCAGTAG